One window of the Podospora pseudocomata strain CBS 415.72m chromosome 7, whole genome shotgun sequence genome contains the following:
- a CDS encoding hypothetical protein (EggNog:ENOG503PHV3) translates to MSYGHIFKDTTGQYLFIRELGTGVSCRAQLVRHLPTGEYRVRKVLHRRVPIGEDLPRNIRYTVDADIQAIIQFNNETAIVDLLQKSGERDQLKIAALYSHSTHADEKKKKYSRVSYWSLSNGGDLDSFLADYQHHIPRPFILQFLSQMLTTLQHMYTACHDRLGPMVHNDFHAGNILLHYPSDARSPIPEFHLIDFGLATPLSLASIADDNDFLLPEPGNPPVWDIPRLLRVVDKLLVTWPEEYRAFLHSGGDPIGIAYRLLLDLDRRFQYILQEHRRYVYETKDFSQRLTLPDLRPVIEYVNNCRAILDSDGVETRDHPLCSQTYMRISDAKLAAPQTYSELETIAHTKDLPGPWHIGYLDPERNYQVLDLLAVGNKDTFHRPNEDNENSDTDSAWGDE, encoded by the coding sequence ATGTCGTACGGTCATATCTTCAAGGATACAACGGGGCAGTACCTCTTCATCCGCGAGCTTGGAACGGGCGTCTCCTGTCGAGCTCAATTAGTCCGTCACTTGCCGACAGGCGAATATCGAGTCCGCAAAGTCCTCCATCGACGTGTGCCGATTGGCGAAGATCTCCCTCGCAACATCAGATACACGGTAGACGCAGATATCCAAGCCATTATCCAATTCAACAACGAGACTGCCATCGTTGATCTTCTCCAAAAGAGCGGCGAGCGAGACCAACTCAAAATCGCCGCGCTCTATTCACACTCAACCCATGccgacgaaaagaaaaaaaagtacTCGCGAGTGTCGTACTGGTCTCTCTCCAACGGTGGCGACCTCGATTCCTTCCTTGCAGACTATCAGCACCACATTCCGCGGCCTTTCATTCTTCAGTTTCTTAGCCAGatgctcaccaccctccagcaCATGTACACCGCCTGTCACGACCGTCTCGGCCCCATGGTTCACAACGACTTTCACGCAGGTAACATCCTTCTTCACTATCCCAGCGATGCTCGAAGCCCCATCCCCGAATTCCACCTCATCGACTTCGGCCTTGCAACCCCGTTATCTCTGGCATCCATTGCCGATGACAATGACTTCCTGCTTCCGGAACCTGGCAACCCACCTGTCTGGGATATTCCTCGCCTGTTGAGAGTTGTTGACAAGTTACTTGTCACTTGGCCCGAAGAGTACCGAGCTTTCCTTCACTCGGGAGGAGATCCGATAGGTATTGCCTACAGGCTGCTCTTGGACCTGGACCGTCGGTTCCAGTATATACTACAAGAGCACCGAAGATATGTCTACGAGACGAAGGACTTTTCGCAACGACTAACCCTCCCCGACCTGCGACCTGTCATCGAGTATGTCAACAACTGTCGAGCGATTCTAGACTCCGACGGGGTAGAGACAAGAGACCATCCTCTCTGCAGCCAAACATACATGAGAATATCTGATGCCAAGCTCGCAGCACCACAGACCTACAGCGAACTGGAGACAATCGCCCATACCAAAGACTTGCCTGGACCATGGCACATTGGTTATCTTGACCCAGAGCGAAACTATCAAGTGCTTGATCTTCTGGCTGTCGGCAACAAAGACACTTTCCACCGTCCAAATGAAGACAACGAGAACAGTGACACTGACTCAGCGTGGGGAGATGAGTAG
- the TWF1 gene encoding Twinfilin-1 (EggNog:ENOG503NXFR; COG:W), with product MQSGISASQELVSQFSEFLASESHFGLLVTIASEKLQPLQLLTSSPGAAFADNVNSLLKPHVKLNEALYVILRRYSSSPALVGVTYVPDTAPVRQKMLFASTERTLVRELGTEHFRETFFATSPDELTPAGFDKHDAHSAVEAPLTEEERSLGAVRKAEQEAGQGTGTREIHLSQNLATPIAENALDALRELGSGSGTSLVMLKINPQTESVELVPENSNPSSISELLQVISSTEPRFTFYRFNHTHNGEESSPLLFFYTCPASPGTKAIKFRMMYPLMKRAVLAAAEKEADLKPVKRFEVEEVDELSEATVLEELHPKVEVKKAFGRPKRPGR from the exons ATGCAGTCCGGCATCTCAGCTTCACAGGAGCTGGTCTCCCAGTTTAGCGAATTTCTCGCCTCCGAATCCCACTTCGGCCTGCTCGTCACCATCGCGTCCGAGAAGCTCCAGCCGCTTCAGCTCCTGACCTCGTCTCCTGGCGCCGCCTTCGCCGACAATGTCAATTCTCTCCTCAAGCCCCACGTAAAACTCAATGAAGCTCTCTACGTGATCCTTCGCCGCTATTCCTCCAGCCCGGCTCTGGTGGGGGTTACCTATGTTCCAGACACCGCTCCCGTTCGCCAAAAGATGTTGTTCGCCTCGACGGAGCGCACTCTAGTTCGGGAGCTGGGTACGGAGCATTTTCGGGAAACCTTTTTCGCGACCTCACCCGACGAGCTCACCCCGGCTGGCTTCGATAAACATGACGCCCACTCGGCCGTCGAGGCTCCTCTgacggaagaggagaggagtcTGGGCGCTGTCCGGAAGGCAGAGCAGGAAGCCGGTCAAGGCACGGGCACTCGCGAGATTCATCTCAGTCAAAATCTAGCTACACCTATCGCCGAAAACGCGCTGGATGCGCTGAGGGAACTGGGAAGCGGGAGCGGGACATCATTGGTTATGCTG AAAATTAACCCCCAGACGGAGTCCGTCGAACTTGTCCCCGAAAACTCGAACCCGTCTTCGATTTCGGAATTGCTGCAAGTAATCTCGTCTACTGAACCCAGGTTCACCTTTTACAGGTTTAATCATACCCACAACGGAGAAGAGAGCAGTCCTCTGCTGTTTTTCTACACATGCCCGGCCTCTCCAGGCACGAAAGCCATCAAATTCCGAATGATGTACCCGCTGATGAAGCGGGCtgtgttggctgctgctgagaaaGAGGCTGATTTGAAGCCCGTGAAGAGGTTCGAAGTCGAGGAAGTTGACGAACTTAGCGAGGCCACCGTGTTGGAAGAGCTGCACCCGAAGGTCGAGGTAAAGAAAGCCTTCGGCCGGCCCAAGAGGCCAGGTCGCTGa
- a CDS encoding hypothetical protein (COG:K; EggNog:ENOG503P1E8): MGPSVLLSDPVCTRRNSDCEYDAGGDETPGKALKRRFVDLEDKVNIYEQVYAILRSRPQHEANSVFKRIRTGDDPQSILRHVEHGDLLLQLRVVPESRYRYEFPFMSPLPARLQTQDNPYLGSLIYEWEVERPRSPVRSPKRRGKQLETDRSASEESTTPGPGPYVKPFHAAEVHDPLIDSAEPSKWTDVTTDNTLLRSLLRSYFLHEYQWFSAFQKEYFLSDMIADRRQFCSPLLVNAVLALACHSYRELTDRAEFWNPRTLGYGFLTEAKRHWELEQAGNRGKLTTIQAAIILNIVYNLNAMVKLGWQYTLQAIDMAHKMKLFKKPENWETLNPRLRAGRDFTAWSLFGWQSHCTYTLFEKPLVDDPPEAPLPAITADPSWYGEVWLKYPLEGILYPSHFAEFYKANTEFRVILNDISKTLHWEAGQSRSPPAESKIAALYWRLQAWYAALPESLSPRTIVFTAQMKLHMHYHHAIVTMLQSLMTGVSDITSSAPAASPASVAFPAPSPNVLAISSLLNSDPPSEPTGPPLPPLQATFSLHRTQYETLLRLYYLRHGFEALDVFIMVSLMTLAFITTKELEDTRLSLAQPPSEEQKAHIDSLRATLVLCTRGLYDQGKSYYLSQTIFRLVRSGMHVDEKELLREYASLPDEEDSADAKMREELAQRLWPHPHPQAQNDGQEDVETEHASGPAAQEQEGWKVLDVLLKKYGDVRMEAPESGDSEDQG; this comes from the exons ATGGGTCCCAGTGTACTGCTGAGCGACCCCGTT TGTACTCGCCGCAACTCTGACTGCGAATATGACGCGGGCGGCGATGAAACTCCCGGAAAGGCTCTGAAGCGACGTTTTGTTGACCTGGAGGACAAGGTGAACATTTACGAGCAGGTCTATGCTATCCTCAGGTCTCGTCCACAGCATGAGGCCAACTCGGTCTTCAAGCGAATCCGAACCGGTGACGACCCGCAGAGCATCCTTCGGCATGTCGAGCACGgcgatcttcttctccagctcagaGTTGTCCCGGAATCCCGATACCGATACGAATTCCCCTTCATGTCCCCGCTCCCCGCCCGGTTGCAGACCCAGGACAACCCCTATTTAGGATCGCTCATATACGAGTGGGAGGTTGAGCGCCCTAGATCCCCCGTCAGGTCGCCGAAACGAAGAGGCAAGCAGCTGGAAACCGACCGGTCAGCAAGTGAAGAGTCTACCACGCCGGGCCCCGGTCCCTATGTGAAGCCGTTTCATGCCGCCGAAGTGCATGACCCTCTTATCGACTCGGCCGAGCCGTCAAAATGGACCGACGTCACGACGGATAATACTCTCCTTCGAAGTCTCTTGAGGTCCTATTTCCTACACGAGTACCAGTGGTTCTCGGCATTTCAGAAAGAATACTTTCTCTCCGATATGATTGCAGATCGACGTCAATTTTGCTCCCCCTTGTTGGTCAATGCCGTTCTTGCCCTTGCTTGC CACAGCTACCGCGAATTAACGGACCGGGCCGAGTTCTGGAACCCTCGAACACTTGGCTATGGCTTCCTGACCGAGGCCAAAAGACATTGGGAGTTGGAGCAGGCGGGGAACCGAGGCAAGCTCACAACGATTCAAgctgccatcatcctcaacatTGTGTATAACTTGAATGCCATGGTCAAGCTTGGGTGGCAATACACGCTCCAGGCGATTGATATGGCACACAAGATGAAGCTGTTCAAGAAGCCTGAGAACTGGGAAACGTTGAATCCCAGGTTAAGGGCTGGCCGAGATTTCACGGCATGGAGCCTATTTGGCTGGCAAAG CCACTGTACCTACACTTTGTTTGAGAAGCCACTCGTAGACGACCCCCCGGAGGCGCCGCTGCCTGCCATCACAGCTGACCCAAGTTGGTATGGCGAGGTGTGGCTCAAGTACCCCCTCGAAGGAATCCTGTATCCGAGCCATTTTGCAGAATTTTACAAGGCCAACACAGAGTTTCGGGTGATATTGAACGACATTTCCAAAACGTTGCACTGGGAGGCAGGGCAGAGTCGATCACCACCAGCCGAATCCAAGATTGCTGCGCTTTACTGGAGATTGCAAGCATGGTATGCTGCGCTGCCCGAATCACTTTCGCCTAGGACGATTGTGTTTACTGCGCAGATGAAGCTTCA CATGCATTACCACCATGCCATTGTTACCATGCTACAAAGCCTCATGACCGGCGTATCAGATATTACGAGCTCAGCTCCGGCTGCATCTCCGGCGTCAGTGGCGTTTCCAGCACCGTCACCAAACGTCCTCGCTATTTCTTCTCTTTTGAACAGTGACCCGCCATCAGAACCAACAGGGCCACCACTTCCACCCCTCCAGGCCACATTCTCGTTGCACCGAACACAGTACGAAACGCTGCTCAGGTTGTACTACCTTCGCCACGGATTCGAAGCTCTGGACGTCTTCATCATGGTGTCACTCATGACACTCGCGTTTATCACAACCAAAGAGCTCGAAGACACCCGTCTCTCCTTGGCCCAGCCGCCTTCCGAAGAACAAAAAGCACACATTGATTCCCTACGAGCCACCCTTGTCTTGTGCACCAGAGGGCTGTACGACCAAGGGAAGAGTTACTATCTGTCCCAGACCATCTTTCGTCTAGTACGAAGTGGGATGCATGTTGACGAGAAGGAGCTGCTCCGCGAATATGCCTCTCTACCTGACGAGGAAGACAGCGCGGATGCGAAGATGAGAGAAGAACTGGCCCAAAGGTTgtggccgcatccccacccccaggcGCAGAACGACGGGCAGGAAGACGTCGAGACGGAACATGCATCCGGGCCAGCGGCTCAGGAACAAGAGGGATGGAAAGTGCTGGATGTATTATTGAAGAAATATGGAGACGTCAGGATGGAAGCTCCGGAGAGCGGCGACTCGGAAGATCAGGGGTAG
- a CDS encoding hypothetical protein (COG:O; EggNog:ENOG503PBQ8; MEROPS:MER0002653): protein MVPTYTRLSTLAVSLLAVSTTTTAHVLLPFAQHHERGQQLSARNDGTTQLSLVTETYAYAVEAEVGTPAQKMKMLVSPNTGHSWVISSSSSNCMDYTRYRYCTQYNDRYPYDPTEWGDPVGTPCTEGEVVTRPGQCLWGTYNSSLSSTYLSANQRYMNFEASTAEGSVSGTNMTDHLKIGGLTVEDYPMGLITSSSAHVGVLGLGFNSSGYLYSSYSSSSSYTTQMYTNFIDRLVQGGKSKSQAYSMWLDDAEGKSGGLLFGAVDRSRYTGDLVRLSGSNDYLSVAGNMVGNVFGTVINTINGTKGGKELPALRTHDFPLDVSISPSNIYSFLPSGMADQMAEAVGATWNTTLGGFVIPCDASLSNAVQYQIEVGGPGGPVLHVETSDLIVQPSVYAGRTSSSARGLEPAKLMGASNLCFFGIQKRTNSYSSSSRLDTYANIGSSLLRRSYLVFDLSNHEIAIARAKFASNGNKPSPDIVPFSRFGAKVPGAKQLPVTCSSSGCNDNLDGGNFDDGDSNDRGSGSGSWSGYYPGSSAAAERLHWRNVALGLGIAGGILCIVAVVAAVVVCRRIRRAEKNSDKEGEASDANSGDVAVGVAQAAPINRRSSPPVVLMPVIEEKQEASGSTEQPAKGKDSTS from the exons ATGGTGCCGACTTACACTCGTTTATCGACACTCGCTGTCTCACTTCTGGCAGTCAGCACAACGACGACCGCGCATGTGCTTCTCCCATTTGCACAGCACCACGAGCGCGGCCAACAGCTCTCTGCCCGCAACGATGGCACAACTCAGCTCTCGCTCGTCACAGAGACGTATGCTTACGCCGTCGAGGCTGAAGTTGGGACGCCTGCCCAAAAGATGAAGATGCTGGTGTCGCCCAATACCGGGCATTCTTGGGTCATCAGCAGTTCATCATCAAACTGCATGGACTACACTCGTTATAGGTACTGCACTCAGTACAACGATAGGTATCCCTACGATCCAACAGAATGGGGCGATCCGGTGGGAACGCCCTGCACCGAGGGAGAAGTCGTTACACGGCCAGGGCAGTGCTTATGGGGAACCT ACAACTCGAGCCTTTCATCTACCTATTTGTCAGCCAACCAGCGATACATGAACTTCGAGGCGAGTACAGCCGAAGGCAGCGTCTCCGGAACCAACATGACGGATCATCTCAAGATTGGCGGCCTGACAGTGGAGGACTACCCAATGGGCCTGATTACCTCTTCTAGCGCCCATGTTGGTGTACTCGGGCTCGGCTTCAACAGCTCCGGCTACTTGTACTCGTCGtattcgtcgtcgtcgtcttaCACAACGCAAATGTACACCAACTTCATCGACCGACTCGTCCAGGGAGGCAAGAGCAAATCTCAAGCCTACAGCATGTGGCTCGACGATGCGGAGGGAAAGTCGGGCGGGCTGttgttcggtgctgtggatAGGTCGAGATATACGGGCGACCTCGTGCGCCTGTCCGGGTCGAACGATTACCTTTCCGTGGCCGGCAACATGGTTGGAAACGTGTTTGGCACCGtgatcaacaccatcaacggaACCAAGGGTGGCAAGGAACTGCCGGCTCTGCGCACACATGACTTCCCACTCGACGTCTCGATCAGCCCAAGCAATATTTACTCGTTCCTCCCCAGTGGGATGGCGGACCAGATGGCCGAAGCAGTGGGGGCGACCTGGAACACCACCCTTGGAGGCTTTGTGATACCCTGTGACGCCTCCCTATCCAACGCAGTTCAGTACCAGATCGAGGTTGGGGGACCAGGTGGCCCGGTTCTCCATGTCGAGACGAGCGATCTTATCGTCCAACCAAGCGTTTACGCCGGCCGCACCAGCAGCTCCGCGAGAGGCCTTGAGCCCGCAAAGCTCATGGGCGCAAGCAACCTCTGCTTCTTTGGCATTCAAAAACGAACCAACAGCTACAGCTCGTCTTCTCGTCTGGACACATATGCCAATATCGGCAGTTCCCTTTTGCGGCGCAGTTATCTTGTTTTCGACCTCAGCAACCATGAAATTGCCATCGCGCGGGCCAAGTTTGCCTCGAACGGAAACAAGCCCTCTCCAGACATTGTGCCGTTCAGTCGGTTCGGAGCCAAGGTGCCCGGTGCCAAACAACTCCCAGTTACTTGCTCGAGCAGCGGTTGCAACGACAACTTGGACGGTGGGAATTTCGATGATGGGGACTCAAACGACCGTGGATCCGGCTCGGGCTCGTGGTCTGGCTATTACCCCGGGAGTTCAGCGGCCGCTGAACGTCTACACTGGCGAAATGTGGCTCTTGGGTTGGGTATAGCCGGCGGTATCCTCTGCATCGTTGCCGTTGTTGCGGCCGTCGTGGTGTGCAGGCGAATTAGGCGTGCGGAGAAGAATTCGGACAAGGAAGGAGAGGCAAGCGATGCGAACTCTGGCGACGTGGCCGTGGGTGTTGCGCAAGCTGCGCCCATCAACAGGAGATCGTCGCCGCCGGTTGTCCTGATGCCTGTGattgaggagaagcaggaagCGTCAGGTTCGACAGAGCAGCCAGCAAAGGGCAAAGACAGTACCAGTTGA
- a CDS encoding hypothetical protein (EggNog:ENOG503P9K1), producing the protein MAITNAITDLISSFLELFSSLFHTVFAITNSFVSGILSLFNGFFIFIGDIFKGVFDVVGGVGRFLAGNIVILGIIAAVGYAYVRFAGQQTGRSGRPVANGVGKGLKTQ; encoded by the exons atggccatcaccaacgccatcaccgacctcatctcctccttcctcgagctcttctcctccctcttccacaccgtcttcgccatcaccaactccttTGTCTCCGGCATCCTCAGCCTCTTCAAcggcttcttcatcttcatcggcGACATCTTCAAGGGTGTGTTTGACGTCGTAGGCGGCGTGGGCAGGTTCCTTGCCG GCAACATTGTCATCCTGGGTATCATCGCTGCTGTTGGGTATGCATATGTCCGCTTTGCTGGTCAGCAGACGGGCCGGTCGGGGCGACCCGTTGCGAATGGTGTCGGAAAGGGGTTGAAGACGCAGTAA
- a CDS encoding hypothetical protein (MEROPS:MER0016159; COG:O; COG:T; EggNog:ENOG503P0ZW) — MHGYSSSSETDDYYSYRKHKATVPATTTTNDANKKKKKRKVPPQQRINRIWKRFSDKRFNKAVAVLPFDPVLPPSISERSNELLSAGYERAASECRRKVQKIIQECRRVNMRYRDPGWDLDWDLKMEKGHTLNTLGRTKYDLSMSTMLNPSSVVPKAVKRVHEIFEKPTFMANLSGNDVKQGSLGDCWLMASFSGLANVEDGIKRICVEYDTRIGIYGFVFYRDGEWIYSIIDDKLFLKSPCWDSPSMQRDLLQQIDREDVERVYRQTYQTGSKALFFAQCKDQNETWVPLIEKAYAKAHGDYASLAGGWIGEGLEDLSGGVTTELLASDILDLDGFWENELSRVNEEFLFGCSTGLLDGGYGDRDGISEGHAYVVMEARTLKNGTRLLKLRNPWGKTKKGIWEGAWSDGSKEWTTEVQEELGHHFGSDSVFWISYEDLLRKYQHFDRTRLFREKDWRCCQRWIGVEVPWKPQYNEKFHIKLTKESPLVIVLSQLDNRYFKGLHGQYSFRLQFRLHEQDRPDPEDYIVRSHGNYLMDRSVSIELPSMLPGNYSVFISVVGERDSEALSIEEVVKRECKKRVENEKLAQVGYAYDLAHSKAAAHLEAVKKLRKKADQKKASEARVKERRKNWEKRHLNREITKKQGRKNNKKLEAKQAAREAKKRAEEELKPKDAGVQTDIAPKEEKPVGARATDVPKTDESKAAKSDGKTPGSKTEGQDTQKKEADKAAEDPAKAETEPKREDSTPVVVDDAKSSDEEGEDTPLATPSETPSLEKTEHEASGLSGDETERTPDEKEATETSKDKADDKAEDKTKDKDQAKGEDNPEQPKDEDAETPSAATSESSGTPQLTPKSDAATPDTDKAKPKDEDKAAAAASSPTSTGSPHPPPATSNPSPPPPPVQQKKPPNMYVTSDGESSASPVEDWEALYSSDDMTRKPRMAAPPPAGQAVVSKYRDETEDENEPDPWNAICVVGLRVYSKDEDLELRVVMEGGELGEGGMGEKGGVDLDNAQANAGGARSTKIHRDEESEKEEAAYEGDSEVEKRKKKERRKKKGKKSSGSENSSGSSSESGEEEQSQKDKKKEDDGMAKYPVIVQKGKGEEEYETAVESQLEN, encoded by the exons ATGCATGGCTACTCGTCTTCCTCGGAGACGGACGACTACTATAGCTACCGCAAGCACAAGGCAACGGTTCCTGCCACTACGACCACCAACGacgccaacaagaagaagaagaaacgCAAGGTGCCTCCTCAGCAGAGAATCAACCGGATATGGAAACGCTTCAGCGACAAGCGGTTCAACAAGGCGGTAGCAGTCTTGCCCTTCGACCCGGTTCTCCCTCCGTCGATTTCTGAGCGATCCAACGAACTTCTCAGTGCTGGGTACGAACGCGCTGCTTCTGAATGTAGGCGGAAAGTCCAGAAGATCATCCAAGAATGCCGAAGGGTGAATATGCGATATCGGGATCCTGGGTGGGATCTG GACTGGGATCtcaagatggaaaaggggcatACTCTCAACACCCTAGGACGCACCAAATACGACCTCAGCATGTCGACCATGCTCAACCCCAGCTCCGTTGTTCCCAAGGCCGTCAAGCGAGTCCACGAGATCTTCGAGAAGCCGACCTTCATGGCCAATCTCAGCGGAAACGACGTCAAGCAGGGTAGTCTTGGCGACTGCTGGTTGATGGCTAGTTTCTCGGGACTGGCCAATGTGGAGGATGGTATCAAGCGCATCTGCGTCGAGTACGATACCCGCATTGGTATCTACGGCTTTGTCTTCTACAGAG ATGGCGAGTGGATCTACTCTATCATCGACGACAAGCTCTTTCTCAAGTCGCCTTGCTGGGACTCTCCTAGCATGCAACGCGATCTCTTGCAGCAAATTGACCGCGAGGACGTCGAAAGAGTTTACCGACAGACGTATCAAACAGGCTCAAAAGCCCTGTTCTTTGCTCAATGCAAGGATCAGAACGAAACCTGGGTGCCGCTCATCGAGAAGGCATATGCCAAAGCACACGGTGATTACGCCTCcttggctggtggctggATCGGAGAGGGATTGGAAGACCTCTCGGGAGGTGTCACCACCGAGCTTCTTGCATCTGACATCTTGGATCTTGACGGATTCTGGGAGAACGAACTCAGCCGAGTCAACGAGGAGTTTCTCTTTGGCTGCAGCACTGGTCTTCTCGACGGCGGCTACGGCGATCGTGACGGCATCTCAGAAGGCCACGCATACGTCGTGATGGAAGCTCGCACCCTCAAGAATGGCACTCGCCTTCTCAAACTCAGAAACCCCTGGGGTAAGACCAAGAAGGGTATCTGGGAAGGCGCGTGGTCTGATGGCTCCAAGGAGTGGACCACCGAGGTACAGGAAGAACTGGGCCACCATTTCGGCAGCGACAGCGTCTTCTGGATCTCGTACGAGGACCTGCTTCGCAAGTACCAGCATTTCGACCGGACCCGCCTGTTCCGCGAGAAAGACTGGCGCTGTTGTCAGAGATGGATCGGCGTCGAGGTGCCGTGGAAGCCTCAGTACAACGAAAAGTTCCACATCAAGTTGACAAAGGAGTCTCCTCTTGTCATTGTTCTGAGCCAGCTCGACAACCGCTACTTCAAGGGACTTCATGGCCAGTACTCATTCCGACTGCAATTCCGACTGCACGAGCAAGACCGACCAGACCCGGAAGACTACATTGTCCGTAGCCATGGAAACTATCTCATGGATCGTTCTGTCTCTATTGAACTCCCGTCCATGCTGCCTGGAAACTACAGCGTGTTCATCAGCGTCGTTGGCGAGCGAGATTCTGAGGCCTTGAGcattgaggaggttgtcaagCGCGAGTGCAAGAAGCGCGTCGAGAATGAGAAGCTCGCCCAGGTTGGCTATGCCTATGATCTGGCTCACAGCAAAGCCGCTGCCCATCTGGAAGCTGTCAAGAAGCTTCGTAAGAAGGCAGACCAGAAGAAGGCCAGCGAGGCTCGTGTCAAAGAGCGCCGCAAGAATTGGGAAAAGCGTCACCTTAACCGGGAGATCACCAAGAAGCAAGGCCgcaagaacaacaagaagctcgaggctAAGCAAGCTGCCCGTGAGGCTAAGAAGCGCGCGGAAGAGGAACTGAAGCCCAAGGATGCTGGCGTTCAGACCGACATCGCCCCGAAGGAGGAAAAGCCTGTCGGGGCCAGGGCTACTGATGTTCCCAAGACAGACGAGTCCAAGGCTGCAAAGTCTGATGGCAAGACCCCCGGCTCCAAGACCGAGGGGCAGGACACACAGAAGAAGGAAGCCGACAAAGCGGCCGAGGATCCAGCCAAGGCCGAGACGGAGCCCAAGAGAGAAGACAGCACGCCGGTAGTAGTAGATGATGCCAAGAGTTCCGacgaagaaggtgaagacaCCCCGCTCGCCACTCCCTCTGAGACTCCTTCTCTTGAGAAGACGGAACACGAAGCTTCTGGACTATCTGGGGACGAGACCGAGAGGACGCCtgacgagaaggaggccaCCGAGACTTCAAAAGACAAGGCTGACGACAAAGCAGAAGACAAGACTAAGGACAAGGATCAAGCCAAGGGTGAGGACAACCCCGAGCAGCCCAAGGATGAAGATGCCGAAACACCGTCTGCAGCTACCTCGGAGTCTTCGGGCACTCCACAGCTCACCCCCAAGAGCGATGCTGCCACCCCTGATACGGACAAGGCCAAGCCCAAGGATGAAGACAAGGCTGCAGCTGCGGCCTCGTCTCCCACTTCTACTGGATCCCCTCACCCGCCACCGGCCACTTCCAacccttccccaccacctcctcccgtACAGCAAAAGAAGCCGCCCAACATGTACGTGACCTCAGATGGCGAATCGAGCGCCTCCCCAGTCGAAGACTGGGAAGCGCTTTACAGCAGCGACGACATGACGCGCAAGCCGCGCATGGCCGCCCCGCCCCCTGCTGGTCAAGCCGTCGTCAGCAAGTATCGGGACGAAACCGAGGACGAGAACGAGCCCGATCCGTGGAATGCCATTTGCGTGGTCGGCCTCAGAGTCTACTCCAAGGATGAAGATCTGGAGCTTCGTGTGGTTATGGAAGGcggtgagcttggtgagggtggtatGGGTGAGAAGGGCGGAGTCGATCTGGATAACGCCCAGGCCAACGCTGGTGGCGCCCGGAGCACCAAGATTCACAGGGACGAAGAGagtgagaaggaggaggcggcatATGAAGGCGATAGCGAGGtagagaagaggaagaagaaggaaaggagaaagaaaaagggaaagaagagcaGCGGAAGTGAGAACAGCAGTGGGAGTAGCAGCGAGAGCGGTGAGGAAGAGCAGAGccagaaggacaagaagaaggaggacgatggAATGGCCAAATATCCAGTAATTGTgcagaaggggaagggtgaggaagagtaCGAGACTGCAGTGGAGTCACAGCTGGAGAACTGA